From Bacteroidales bacterium, the proteins below share one genomic window:
- a CDS encoding molybdenum cofactor synthesis protein, producing MTSTIKIISVNANATRGRKYPVDQILIDVQGVQGDVHAGSLRPVSMMDIAAAERFYLITGAQPLEYGSFAENITFETDQELDARIFDRFLGEDVLLEVVFKGKPFHDQFRDPGHYLMPREGLFCRVFKGGMLKAGDEMKFLPKVFNIKIITLSDRAFRGVYDDRSGPVITKMVETLFSKLNWRFDISTQIMPDDEMLLEEQLTSELTQHTDLIITTGGTGIGPRDITPDIMRKFIQKEIPGIMEMIRWKYGVEKPTALVSRAIAGVSGQTLLFALPGSVKAVTEYMTEISKHIEHLYYMIHAVELH from the coding sequence ATGACTTCAACAATAAAAATCATTTCGGTAAATGCGAATGCAACCCGTGGGCGAAAATATCCGGTTGATCAGATCCTGATTGATGTACAGGGAGTTCAGGGTGATGTCCATGCCGGCTCGCTAAGACCGGTGAGCATGATGGATATTGCAGCAGCAGAGCGATTTTACCTGATTACCGGAGCCCAGCCGCTCGAATATGGCAGCTTTGCCGAAAACATCACTTTCGAGACAGACCAGGAACTGGATGCCCGGATTTTCGATCGTTTTCTTGGAGAGGATGTGTTGCTTGAAGTTGTCTTTAAAGGAAAGCCCTTTCATGATCAATTCCGGGACCCAGGACACTACCTGATGCCCCGCGAAGGTTTGTTTTGCAGGGTTTTCAAGGGCGGCATGCTGAAGGCAGGTGATGAAATGAAATTTTTACCCAAAGTGTTCAACATAAAAATCATCACTCTGAGCGACCGCGCTTTCCGTGGTGTATATGACGACCGCAGCGGACCGGTAATCACAAAGATGGTGGAAACCCTTTTCAGCAAACTGAACTGGCGCTTTGACATCTCCACCCAGATCATGCCTGATGATGAAATGTTGTTGGAGGAGCAACTCACATCAGAACTGACACAGCACACCGACCTGATTATCACTACAGGCGGAACCGGCATCGGGCCGCGCGACATCACCCCGGACATCATGCGAAAATTTATCCAAAAAGAGATCCCCGGCATCATGGAGATGATACGATGGAAATATGGGGTAGAAAAACCAACGGCCCTTGTCAGTCGCGCCATTGCCGGAGTTTCAGGGCAAACCCTTTTATTTGCCCTTCCGGGATCAGTGAAAGCCGTTACCGAGTACATGACCGAAATTTCCAAACACATCGAGCACCTTTACTATATGATCCATGCTGTGGAGTTGCACTAA
- a CDS encoding MOSC domain-containing protein, which produces MEIKVVSVNISKEKGTIKTPVPEILLTDKGVEGDAHAGDWHRQVSLLALESVNKWGAKAGREVTFGEFAENITTEGIVLYETNPGDRLIIGDTELEVTQIGKKCHGTGCAIFREVGNCVMPKEGIFAKVISTGKVKSGDKIIYQKKS; this is translated from the coding sequence ATGGAAATAAAAGTTGTAAGCGTCAACATTTCAAAGGAGAAAGGGACAATAAAAACACCGGTTCCGGAAATTTTACTCACCGACAAAGGCGTGGAGGGTGATGCTCATGCCGGCGACTGGCACCGGCAGGTCAGTTTGCTGGCTTTGGAAAGTGTAAACAAATGGGGGGCAAAAGCCGGACGTGAAGTGACCTTTGGCGAATTTGCCGAAAACATTACTACGGAAGGCATCGTCCTTTATGAAACCAACCCTGGCGACCGTCTGATTATTGGCGACACAGAGCTTGAAGTAACACAGATCGGGAAGAAGTGTCATGGAACCGGTTGCGCCATTTTTCGCGAAGTGGGCAACTGCGTGATGCCCAAGGAAGGCATTTTTGCCAAAGTGATCAGCACAGGGAAGGTGAAGTCGGGAGATAAAATCATTTATCAGAAAAAATCCTGA
- a CDS encoding nucleotide pyrophosphohydrolase — MSDIREITDRIVAFRNERNWEQFHNPKDLAIALSIEAAELNELFLWKNVDQIVQTDREAVADELADVLVYALFLAQKFDFDVKEIIFNKMKKNAIKYPVEKARNLSLKYTQL; from the coding sequence ATGAGCGATATCAGGGAAATCACCGACCGTATTGTTGCCTTTCGCAACGAACGCAACTGGGAGCAGTTTCACAATCCCAAAGATCTGGCCATAGCCCTCTCCATCGAAGCGGCCGAACTGAACGAGCTGTTTTTGTGGAAGAACGTGGATCAGATCGTGCAGACCGACCGTGAAGCCGTTGCCGACGAACTCGCCGATGTGTTGGTTTACGCGCTCTTTCTGGCTCAGAAATTTGATTTTGATGTGAAAGAGATCATCTTCAACAAAATGAAAAAGAACGCAATAAAATACCCCGTTGAGAAAGCCCGTAACCTCTCTTTGAAATATACCCAACTTTAA
- a CDS encoding 4-(cytidine 5'-diphospho)-2-C-methyl-D-erythritol kinase — translation MVLFPNAKINLGLQVTQKRSDGFHNIETIFYPVPLCDALELVVAGDKKFEFSSSGIEIPGNKEDNLCIKAWRMLEKDFSLPPVKIHLHKTVPIGAGLGGGSSDGAFMIKLISRVFSLELSTGTMEEYARQLGSDCPFFIQNQPVFAYGKGDQFEKLSLDLSGYLMIIVKPDVYISTMDAYAAIKPSTAEVQLPVVISNSIHQWRHHLSNDFEQPVFEKFPSIQHIKSQFYNYGAIYAQMSGSGSAVYGIFEKETNLKKHFQSFFYWQGRLSGNTDE, via the coding sequence ATGGTATTGTTTCCCAATGCAAAAATCAACCTGGGGTTGCAGGTAACGCAAAAGCGCTCAGATGGTTTTCATAACATCGAAACTATTTTTTACCCTGTGCCACTTTGCGATGCCCTCGAACTGGTGGTGGCCGGCGATAAAAAGTTTGAATTTAGCAGTTCGGGAATCGAAATTCCGGGAAATAAGGAGGACAACCTTTGCATAAAAGCCTGGCGAATGTTGGAAAAAGATTTCAGTTTGCCCCCGGTAAAAATACACCTGCATAAGACGGTCCCAATTGGAGCCGGGCTTGGCGGAGGTTCGTCAGACGGCGCATTCATGATTAAGCTGATCAGCCGGGTTTTTTCGCTGGAATTGTCAACCGGTACGATGGAAGAGTATGCCCGGCAATTGGGCAGTGACTGTCCATTTTTTATTCAAAATCAGCCTGTATTTGCTTATGGAAAGGGTGATCAGTTTGAAAAACTCAGCCTTGACCTTTCCGGGTATCTCATGATAATCGTCAAACCGGATGTGTATATCAGTACCATGGATGCCTATGCAGCCATCAAACCGTCGACGGCTGAAGTACAACTGCCGGTAGTGATTAGCAACTCAATCCATCAATGGCGTCATCATCTCAGCAATGATTTTGAACAACCTGTATTTGAGAAATTTCCCTCAATCCAACACATCAAATCTCAATTTTATAATTACGGTGCAATTTATGCCCAGATGAGTGGCAGCGGATCTGCAGTTTATGGGATCTTTGAAAAGGAAACTAACCTGAAAAAACACTTTCAGTCATTTTTTTATTGGCAAGGCCGGTTAAGCGGAAATACTGATGAATAA